From Methylovorus glucosotrophus:
CATCATCCGCGGCATGAAGGCATCTACTCAAGAGGGCGTCGAGGCCGCTACGCGCGTGACCGTGCAATTGCTGGATACGGTGATTCTTAGTTCGTATCAAAATCCTGAGTGGGGCTATACGCATGAGGTCATGCATCGCTTTTTGCTGTCCCTCGGCCACGTGCGCAGCAATGAAATCATTCTTTATGACCTGCACGGCAATTTGCTGTTCAAGTCACCTCCCTCCAAATACCGGGCGGATGAAAATCCACCACGTTGGTTCGTCAAGCTGATCGAGCCTGAGCAGGAAGTCGTGATGCGCCGCATCCGCTTTGGCATGCTGGTCGTCGTGTCTAACCCCGGTGGCGCTATTCGTGAAGCATGGAGCCGGTTGAGCAATCTGTTCTGGATCAATCTTGGTTTTTTTGTGGTCCTGAATGCCATGGTGTACTGGATGCTGGGGCGGTGGCTGAGGCCGGTAGAGCCCATGCTCAAAGCAATCAACCAGATGGAGCAGGGGGATTTGACGGTGCGCTTGCCCGAATTCAAGCTGCCGGAGTTTTCCAAGATTGCCCATAACTTTAACCAGATGGGCGAGTCGCTGCTGGCGCGCACCGATGAAAGCCGCCGTCTGGCCCTGATCGTTAAACAGACGGCCGATGCCATCATGATCCATGATCTGGATGGCAACATTTCATTCTGGAATGCGGCGGCACAGCGCATGTTCGGCTATGCACCTGAGGATATCATCGGCAAGTCGGCCGCGATTCTTATCCCGCCTGGCTATGAGGCCGAACTGGAGTCCAATTTTGCCGCCATCAAGCAAATGCAGAAAGTGGAGAACCACGATACGCAACGCGTGGCACGCGATGGCAAGTTGCGAGATATTTCCTTAACGGCAGCGCCCTTGGTGGATCCGCATTCGGGTGAGGTGATAGGTGAAATATGCAGCATGCGCGATATTACCGAACGCAAGCAGGCGGAAGAGGCTGCGCTGCGGCTGGAGGAGAATCGTCAGCTGACACAGCTGATTCAGCATCACATTGAAGATGAGCGCCGCAGTCTGGCGCGTGAGCTGCATGATGAGCTGGGGCAATATGTCACTGCGATCAAAACCTTTGCCGTGGGCATTTCCAACAAAACCACGGAAGCCATGCCCGATATTGCGGCTAACGCGCAAACGATAGTGGCCGCCGCCAATCATATCTACGATGGCATGCACAATATTATTCGCCAGTTGCGCCCCGGCTCACTGGATAATCTGGGCTTGTCGGAAACCCTGCGCGATGCGATTACCAATTGGCAGGGGCAGCATCCGGATGTACGCTTTACGTTGAACTTATCCGGGCCGTTGGATGACTTAGGGGAAACGCTGAATATTAATCTTTTCCGTATTGTGCAGGAGTCAGTCACCAATGCGTTGCGGCATGCGCAGGCAACCCAGATTAATATACGCTTGATAAAAACAACGGAAGGCGCATTGCAGCTTTCCATACAGGATAATGGTGTGGGCATGAATATATGTAATGTGGATCAATCCAAGCATTTTGGCTTGCTGGGCATGCGTGAGCGCGTGCAGGCGCTGCATGGAACCTTTAATGTTGACTCGCTGATGGAACAAGGGACCCAGATCATGGTGACTATTCCCGCGCGAGGTGCCGCATGAGCGAGCCCATCAAGGTCATGCTGGTTGACGACCATGCCGTGGTGCGCATGGGTTTCAAGATGTTGCTGGAGTCGGCTTCGGATATCAAAGTGATTGCCGAAGCTGAAAATGGCGAGCAGGGCATCAAGCTTTACATGGAACATCATCCGGATGTGGTCGTCATGGATATTACGATGCCCGGTATTGGCGGGCTCGAGGCGATTGAGCGCATCATGGCCAAGGATAGTTCGGCCAAGGTGCTGGTGTTGTCTGCCCATGAGGATTCAGTGCATCCCAAGCGCGTGCTGAATGCAGGCGCCATGGGCTATCTCACCAAGCGCAGTGCTGCTGAGGAATTGATCAAGGCCATACGCACGGTGGCGGGCAATAAACGTTATCTGGAAGCGACCGTCGCCCAGCAGATGGCCATTCAGCAACTATCCGGCGAGGCAAATCCGGTGGACGTGCTTTCGGACCGTGAGTTCGAGGTGTTTATCGCGCTGGCTAAAGGAAAGACCACGAATGATATTGCCGAAACACTAAGCCTGTCGCCACGCACAGTAGGCACGCACCTCTACAATATCAAGCAAAAGCTGAACGCCAATAACTCGGCCGAGATTGCGCTGATTGCCATGCGCTCAGGCCTGATTGATCCCTGAGCGTTTAATGTCCTGGGTAGCGGGCGACATTCAGCTCACCCGCACCAGCGACTTCTACCACGGCATAATCGCCGCTCTTCATGCGTCCGAAATCGGGAGGAATGAGGAAAGTAATGGGCTGATGGTTATCCCCTACAGGCGCGCCAGTCGCCAGTTGCCAACGCGGCCATTCGGTTGTTGGTGGAAGCCCTGCAGCTCCCATAAGGCGGGCTTTTTCCAGAATGGAGCGCTTTTCATCGCCTATCAGCAGATTCCATAACTCCACGCGCACCAGTTTGCTTTGCACCAGCGCTGCCTGCGTTTTGCTGTTAACTTCAGCCGCTGTCGCGCCATTTGCCATCGCCTGGTCTGGCACGGATGGTGTATTGGTTGAGGCTTGCCGGTAATCCGGCAAAGGTTCTTTTACGGTTTCCACCGTGGAAAAGCCGGAGGTAACAAAACTTGCCCAGTATGGGTCTGGCTCGGTGTCTTTGAGAGGCAGGCTGCGGCTGGCTTCATCCTGTTTCAGCAAGTAGTTGTCGTATGCATCTGAGGTGGTCTTGTCCAGGCTGCGCATGGCCACTGACTGGGCTATTTGCTGGGCAATGGGCCCGCCCATGCAGCCTGTGAGCCACAGGGCAAGGCAGGGCGCAATAAGCTTGCCTGCAAAACGACCTATGTGTTCACGATTTGCTGCCAACATTCTGAAATCCAGCGTGGGGTGTGGTGTGAAGACTAATCGTTCTTTAAGTGCTTGTCTAGCTTGAGTAAACGCGCTTTTACGCCTTATTTTGAGGTTTGCGTGATGTGACGCTTATCACGCCACTCAGCACGATGATGGCCACGGCGAACCAGCGATCCAGCGAAAGCATCTCCCCCCAGATCACGATGCCAAACACGCTGGCGAGGACAACCGTGCTGTAAGCCAGGCTGCCGACGACCAGGGGATTGCCCGTGCGATAAGCCCGCGTCAGGGCAAGCTGGGCAATGGTGGCCGACACTCCTAGCCCGATCAGGAGTAACAGATCATCCCACTCAACGCGATGAAAGTCGTGGACCAGCATCCATATGCCACCACCCAGTGTGCACACCAGCGTGAAATAGAACACAGTACGCCAGTCGGGTTCGCCGGCGCGGCCCAACTGGGTTACGTGGATATACACAATCCCCGCCAATGCGCCTGACAGCAGGCCCAATGCACCCGCAATCAGCTCATCCACATGCAGGCTGGGCTTGAGCAATAAGGTGACCCCAACAAACCCGAGCGCTATTGCGACGAACAGGGTTTTGCGGAATTTTTCTCCTAGATAAAACGGGGCAAGCGCTGCCATGAAAAGCGGCGAGGTGTAATTCAGGGTGATGGCGGTTGCCAGGGGGAGTTCACTGATGGCGTAGAAAAACAGCAGCAGGGAGATAAACCCCAGTACCGCACGCCACATGTGTTTGCTGAGCAAGGGGGTGGCGAGGGATTGCTTGCGTATGCGCGTCAGGCCGTAAATAAACACCAGGCCGAAGAACGAGCGGTAGAAC
This genomic window contains:
- a CDS encoding response regulator — its product is MSEPIKVMLVDDHAVVRMGFKMLLESASDIKVIAEAENGEQGIKLYMEHHPDVVVMDITMPGIGGLEAIERIMAKDSSAKVLVLSAHEDSVHPKRVLNAGAMGYLTKRSAAEELIKAIRTVAGNKRYLEATVAQQMAIQQLSGEANPVDVLSDREFEVFIALAKGKTTNDIAETLSLSPRTVGTHLYNIKQKLNANNSAEIALIAMRSGLIDP
- a CDS encoding DMT family transporter, which gives rise to MNLFRLIRQWRLGSLWMLVAAFFFAIMGVLVKLGAQKFSSAELVFYRSFFGLVFIYGLTRIRKQSLATPLLSKHMWRAVLGFISLLLFFYAISELPLATAITLNYTSPLFMAALAPFYLGEKFRKTLFVAIALGFVGVTLLLKPSLHVDELIAGALGLLSGALAGIVYIHVTQLGRAGEPDWRTVFYFTLVCTLGGGIWMLVHDFHRVEWDDLLLLIGLGVSATIAQLALTRAYRTGNPLVVGSLAYSTVVLASVFGIVIWGEMLSLDRWFAVAIIVLSGVISVTSRKPQNKA
- a CDS encoding PAS domain S-box protein; its protein translation is MSLRFRLNLLITLLLLVFMSVVGFVIIRGMKASTQEGVEAATRVTVQLLDTVILSSYQNPEWGYTHEVMHRFLLSLGHVRSNEIILYDLHGNLLFKSPPSKYRADENPPRWFVKLIEPEQEVVMRRIRFGMLVVVSNPGGAIREAWSRLSNLFWINLGFFVVLNAMVYWMLGRWLRPVEPMLKAINQMEQGDLTVRLPEFKLPEFSKIAHNFNQMGESLLARTDESRRLALIVKQTADAIMIHDLDGNISFWNAAAQRMFGYAPEDIIGKSAAILIPPGYEAELESNFAAIKQMQKVENHDTQRVARDGKLRDISLTAAPLVDPHSGEVIGEICSMRDITERKQAEEAALRLEENRQLTQLIQHHIEDERRSLARELHDELGQYVTAIKTFAVGISNKTTEAMPDIAANAQTIVAAANHIYDGMHNIIRQLRPGSLDNLGLSETLRDAITNWQGQHPDVRFTLNLSGPLDDLGETLNINLFRIVQESVTNALRHAQATQINIRLIKTTEGALQLSIQDNGVGMNICNVDQSKHFGLLGMRERVQALHGTFNVDSLMEQGTQIMVTIPARGAA